Proteins from one Ricinus communis isolate WT05 ecotype wild-type chromosome 9, ASM1957865v1, whole genome shotgun sequence genomic window:
- the LOC8259386 gene encoding probable disease resistance protein At4g27220 isoform X1 encodes MAGVMNEEKMQSLIRGLERLESIEADKMEDLQIARLRTGKEARNELQNWLRNVERMKAEVQKIKEKWEQGGLRSILLGNRVEKMTEEVKELIGQSGRFQVQEHLVLETHDNSGVALLAPRLVGEQFEINKNKIWEWLMEDEGSTIGIFGMGGVGKTTLVTHVHNQLCEIQRKVYWITVSQDFSIQKLQNHIAKAIGLNISDEDDEKKRAALLWKALEKEKFVIILDDLWESFSLEKVGISISRENGCKLIITSRSLEVCNKMDCQKKFKLQPLIKEEAWGLFQQKLGEQIPADFHEIAKSIVRECAGLPLGIITIAGCMRGMDDLSEWRNTLRELRESKSSEVDMENEVFRILRFSYGRLRDKALQMCFLYCVLFPEDYEIGRVKLIESLIDEGVIEERSRQAEFEKGHSMLNKLERVCLLEGVSDYNGCPYVKMHDLIRDMAIQLMEVDTNSKTPVCTTSEVVDCDSWNADLVRISVKDRYYEMHPKLSVVVLRYADFEGISIPLLDKWHGLKNLNISVDPYIQKLPDYVSNLSNLTALSLRNCRVLRYVPSLEKLKALKKLDLNFTRVEEVPQGMEFLFNLKYLGLFRTSIKEFPPGILPKLSCLQVLLLDLGLSVEVEEVASLRKLESLCCWFHDLNEFNTHFQYMEEPPELKLRNRGMWKEVPLKAYFLWIRSSRGFPYVDAAEEFTDKILHIGEKLEFVLGKRVISAFYGIEHDKEWEEKRVEIQFYNRGMCLKNESRLKWLDICSMFGIECLSSLCSSSALQSLERIEINQSMDLRALISTATPAATIPATTFSILKQFKIFKCPGIKKLFPPGLLSNLQNLEKIEVDDCENIEELIAEEEEGEQGQDRHHSNASCSIPLRKLQLFSLYDSPKLKSICHGEMICISLKSFGVINCPKLQRIPISLLSWIKLFGQTLEAPLPSPSLKQIRVWPREWWEMVELDNYKAKEVLSPLVNFHRKLFIIILQGLDGFKAAMNLKLRIYATVQSDQLLQSDNLTLLNA; translated from the exons ATGGCAGGAGTCATGAATGAAGAAAAGATGCAAAGTCTCATAAGAGGGTTGGAACGGCTCGAAAGCATAGAAGCTGACAAAATGGAAGATTTACAAATAGCAAGGTTGCGGACTGGCAAGGAAGCGAGGAATGAACTTCAAAATTGGTTGAGAAATGTAGAAAGGATGAAAGCTGAAgttcagaaaataaaagaaaaatgggaGCAAGGTGGATTGAGAAGCATACTATTAGGAAACCGTGTGGAGAAAATGACTGAAGAAGTGAAGGAGCTAATCGGTCAAAGTGGTAGATTTCAAGTTCAGGAACATCTTGTACTTGAGACACATGATAACAGTGGAGTTGCACTATTGGCCCCAAGATTAGTGGGTGAACAATTTGAAATCAATAAGAATAAGATATGGGAGTGGTTAATGGAGGATGAAGGCTCAACAATTGGTATTTTCGGAATGGGAGGGGTTGGGAAAACCACGTTGGTTACTCATGTCCATAATCAGCTTTGCGAAATACAGAGAAAAGTTTACTGGATCACTGTATCACAGGACTTCAGCATTCAAAAATTGCAGAATCATATTGCTAAAGCTATTGGCCTCAATATTTCAGATGAAGATGATGAGAAGAAAAGAGCTGCATTGTTGTGGAAAGCATTggagaaagagaaatttgTTATCATTCTAGATGATTTGTGGGAATCTTTTTCTCTAGAGAAGGTGGGTATATCTATCTCTAGAGAAAATGGATGCAAATTGATCATTACGAGTCGGTCTTTAGAAGTTTGTAACAAGATGGACTGTCAGAAGAAGTTTAAATTGCAGCCTCTTATTAAAGAAGAAGCTTGGGGCTTGTTCCAGCAGAAACTCGGGGAACAAATTCCAGCGGATTTTCACGAGATCGCAAAATCTATTGTAAGGGAATGTGCTGGTCTGCCACTTGGAATTATAACAATCGCTGGCTGCATGAGGGGAATGGATGATTTAAGTGAATGGAGGAACACATTGAGGGAGTTGAGAGAATCAAAATCTAGCGAAGTTGATATGGAAAACGAGGTGTTCCGGATATTGAGATTTAGCTATGGTCGCTTGAGAGATAAAGCATTGCAAATGTGTTTCTTATATTGTGTATTATTTCCTGAAGATTATGAGATTGGAAGAGTGAAGCTGATAGAAAGCTTGATTGATGAGGGAGTAATAGAAGAAAGAAGCAGGCAGGCAGAATTTGAGAAGGGCCATAGCATGCTCAATAAACTTGAAAGAGTCTGCTTGTTGGAAGGTGTTAGTGACTATAACGGTTGCCCATATGTGAAGATGCATGACTTGATTAGGGATATGGCCATCCAATTAATGGAAGTGGATACAAATTCGAAAACACCTGTCTGTACAACTTCAGAAGTGGTAGATTGCGACAGTTGGAATGCAGATCTTGTGAGAATTTCAGTAAAGGACCGGTATTATGAAATGCATCCTAAACTTTCAGTCGTGGTGTTACGTTACGCTGATTTTGAAGGGATTTCAATTCCTTTACTTGATAAATGGCATGGGCTTAAGAATCTTAATATCTCTGTGGATCCATATATTCAGAAATTGCCTGATTATGTCTCTAACCTATCTAATCTCACTGCATTATCACTCAGAAATTGTAGAGTTTTGAGGTATGTGCCCTCATTAGAAAAGCTGAAGGCACTGAAGAAGTTGGATCTCAATTTTACTAGAGTTGAAGAAGTGCCTCAAGGCATGgaatttcttttcaatcttAAGTACCTAGGTCTCTTTAGAACTTCCATAAAGGAGTTTCCGCCTGGCATATTACCAAAACTTTCTTGTCTGCAAGTCCTCCTACTTGACCTAGGATTATCAGTTGAAGTAGAGGAAGTGGCATCCTTGAGGAAGTTGGAATCTTTGTGCTGCTGGTTTCATGATTTAAATGAGTTTAACACGCATTTTCAGTATATGGAAGAGCCTCCTGAGCTTAAATTGAGGAACAGGGGCATGTGGAAGGAAGTTCCGCTAAAAGCTTATTTTCTTTGGATAAGAAGTTCAAGGGGCTTTCCATATGTTGACGCTGCTGAGGAGTTCACTGATAAGATACTGCATATAGGAGAAAAACTAGAGTTTGTGCTCGGTAAAAGAGTAATTTCGGCTTTTTACGGTATAGAACATGACAAGGAGTGGGAGGAGAAACGGGttgaaattcaattttacAATAGAGGAATGTGCTTGAAAAATGAATCTAGATTGAAGTGGTTGGATATTTGTTCTATGTTTGGGATTGAATGTTTGTCTTCATTGTGTTCCTCGTCTGCACTTCAAAGCCTTGAGAGGATAGAAATTAATCAATCGATGGACTTACGTGCACTCATTAGTACAGCAACACCAGCTGCCACAATTCCTGCAACTACCTTTTCCATTCTTAAACagttcaaaatatttaaatgtcCAGGTATAAAGAAGCTATTCCCTCCTGGCTTGCTCTCAAACCTTCAAAATCTGGAAAAGATTGAAGTTGATGATTGTGAAAATATAGAGGAGCTAATTgcagaggaagaagaaggagaacaAGGACAAGATAGGCATCACAGCAATGCTAGTTGTTCAATCCCTTTACGAAAATTGCAATTATTTTCACTGTATGATTCACCAAAACTAAAGAGCATCTGTCATGGAGAAATGATTTGCATCTCTCTCAAATCTTTTGGGGTAATAAATTGTCCGAAGCTACAGCGGATACCAATATCTCTTCTCTCGTGGATCAAACTATTCGGGCAGACACTTGAAGCTCCTCTCCCTTCTCCTTCTCTTAAACAAATCAGAGTATGGCCAAGAGAATGGTGGGAGATGGTTGAGTTGGATAATTATAAGGCTAAGGAAGTCCTGTCACCCCTCGTGAACTTCCATAGGAAACTCTTCATTATCATTCTTCAGG GATTGGATGGCTTTAAAGCAGCAATGAATCTGAAGTTGAGGATTTATGCGACGGTGCAGAGTGATCAGTTGCTCCAATCTGATAATCTTACTTTGCTGAATGCTTAA
- the LOC8259386 gene encoding probable disease resistance protein At4g27220 isoform X2: MAGVMNEEKMQSLIRGLERLESIEADKMEDLQIARLRTGKEARNELQNWLRNVERMKAEVQKIKEKWEQGGLRSILLGNRVEKMTEEVKELIGQSGRFQVQEHLVLETHDNSGVALLAPRLVGEQFEINKNKIWEWLMEDEGSTIGIFGMGGVGKTTLVTHVHNQLCEIQRKVYWITVSQDFSIQKLQNHIAKAIGLNISDEDDEKKRAALLWKALEKEKFVIILDDLWESFSLEKVGISISRENGCKLIITSRSLEVCNKMDCQKKFKLQPLIKEEAWGLFQQKLGEQIPADFHEIAKSIVRECAGLPLGIITIAGCMRGMDDLSEWRNTLRELRESKSSEVDMENEVFRILRFSYGRLRDKALQMCFLYCVLFPEDYEIGRVKLIESLIDEGVIEERSRQAEFEKGHSMLNKLERVCLLEGVSDYNGCPYVKMHDLIRDMAIQLMEVDTNSKTPVCTTSEVVDCDSWNADLVRISVKDRYYEMHPKLSVVVLRYADFEGISIPLLDKWHGLKNLNISVDPYIQKLPDYVSNLSNLTALSLRNCRVLRYVPSLEKLKALKKLDLNFTRVEEVPQGMEFLFNLKYLGLFRTSIKEFPPGILPKLSCLQVLLLDLGLSVEVEEVASLRKLESLCCWFHDLNEFNTHFQYMEEPPELKLRNRGMWKEVPLKAYFLWIRSSRGFPYVDAAEEFTDKILHIGEKLEFVLGKRVISAFYGIEHDKEWEEKRVEIQFYNRGMCLKNESRLKWLDICSMFGIECLSSLCSSSALQSLERIEINQSMDLRALISTATPAATIPATTFSILKQFKIFKCPGIKKLFPPGLLSNLQNLEKIEVDDCENIEELIAEEEEGEQGQDRHHSNASCSIPLRKLQLFSLYDSPKLKSICHGEMICISLKSFGVINCPKLQRIPISLLSWIKLFGQTLEAPLPSPSLKQIRVWPREWWEMVELDNYKAKEVLSPLVNFHRIGWL; this comes from the exons ATGGCAGGAGTCATGAATGAAGAAAAGATGCAAAGTCTCATAAGAGGGTTGGAACGGCTCGAAAGCATAGAAGCTGACAAAATGGAAGATTTACAAATAGCAAGGTTGCGGACTGGCAAGGAAGCGAGGAATGAACTTCAAAATTGGTTGAGAAATGTAGAAAGGATGAAAGCTGAAgttcagaaaataaaagaaaaatgggaGCAAGGTGGATTGAGAAGCATACTATTAGGAAACCGTGTGGAGAAAATGACTGAAGAAGTGAAGGAGCTAATCGGTCAAAGTGGTAGATTTCAAGTTCAGGAACATCTTGTACTTGAGACACATGATAACAGTGGAGTTGCACTATTGGCCCCAAGATTAGTGGGTGAACAATTTGAAATCAATAAGAATAAGATATGGGAGTGGTTAATGGAGGATGAAGGCTCAACAATTGGTATTTTCGGAATGGGAGGGGTTGGGAAAACCACGTTGGTTACTCATGTCCATAATCAGCTTTGCGAAATACAGAGAAAAGTTTACTGGATCACTGTATCACAGGACTTCAGCATTCAAAAATTGCAGAATCATATTGCTAAAGCTATTGGCCTCAATATTTCAGATGAAGATGATGAGAAGAAAAGAGCTGCATTGTTGTGGAAAGCATTggagaaagagaaatttgTTATCATTCTAGATGATTTGTGGGAATCTTTTTCTCTAGAGAAGGTGGGTATATCTATCTCTAGAGAAAATGGATGCAAATTGATCATTACGAGTCGGTCTTTAGAAGTTTGTAACAAGATGGACTGTCAGAAGAAGTTTAAATTGCAGCCTCTTATTAAAGAAGAAGCTTGGGGCTTGTTCCAGCAGAAACTCGGGGAACAAATTCCAGCGGATTTTCACGAGATCGCAAAATCTATTGTAAGGGAATGTGCTGGTCTGCCACTTGGAATTATAACAATCGCTGGCTGCATGAGGGGAATGGATGATTTAAGTGAATGGAGGAACACATTGAGGGAGTTGAGAGAATCAAAATCTAGCGAAGTTGATATGGAAAACGAGGTGTTCCGGATATTGAGATTTAGCTATGGTCGCTTGAGAGATAAAGCATTGCAAATGTGTTTCTTATATTGTGTATTATTTCCTGAAGATTATGAGATTGGAAGAGTGAAGCTGATAGAAAGCTTGATTGATGAGGGAGTAATAGAAGAAAGAAGCAGGCAGGCAGAATTTGAGAAGGGCCATAGCATGCTCAATAAACTTGAAAGAGTCTGCTTGTTGGAAGGTGTTAGTGACTATAACGGTTGCCCATATGTGAAGATGCATGACTTGATTAGGGATATGGCCATCCAATTAATGGAAGTGGATACAAATTCGAAAACACCTGTCTGTACAACTTCAGAAGTGGTAGATTGCGACAGTTGGAATGCAGATCTTGTGAGAATTTCAGTAAAGGACCGGTATTATGAAATGCATCCTAAACTTTCAGTCGTGGTGTTACGTTACGCTGATTTTGAAGGGATTTCAATTCCTTTACTTGATAAATGGCATGGGCTTAAGAATCTTAATATCTCTGTGGATCCATATATTCAGAAATTGCCTGATTATGTCTCTAACCTATCTAATCTCACTGCATTATCACTCAGAAATTGTAGAGTTTTGAGGTATGTGCCCTCATTAGAAAAGCTGAAGGCACTGAAGAAGTTGGATCTCAATTTTACTAGAGTTGAAGAAGTGCCTCAAGGCATGgaatttcttttcaatcttAAGTACCTAGGTCTCTTTAGAACTTCCATAAAGGAGTTTCCGCCTGGCATATTACCAAAACTTTCTTGTCTGCAAGTCCTCCTACTTGACCTAGGATTATCAGTTGAAGTAGAGGAAGTGGCATCCTTGAGGAAGTTGGAATCTTTGTGCTGCTGGTTTCATGATTTAAATGAGTTTAACACGCATTTTCAGTATATGGAAGAGCCTCCTGAGCTTAAATTGAGGAACAGGGGCATGTGGAAGGAAGTTCCGCTAAAAGCTTATTTTCTTTGGATAAGAAGTTCAAGGGGCTTTCCATATGTTGACGCTGCTGAGGAGTTCACTGATAAGATACTGCATATAGGAGAAAAACTAGAGTTTGTGCTCGGTAAAAGAGTAATTTCGGCTTTTTACGGTATAGAACATGACAAGGAGTGGGAGGAGAAACGGGttgaaattcaattttacAATAGAGGAATGTGCTTGAAAAATGAATCTAGATTGAAGTGGTTGGATATTTGTTCTATGTTTGGGATTGAATGTTTGTCTTCATTGTGTTCCTCGTCTGCACTTCAAAGCCTTGAGAGGATAGAAATTAATCAATCGATGGACTTACGTGCACTCATTAGTACAGCAACACCAGCTGCCACAATTCCTGCAACTACCTTTTCCATTCTTAAACagttcaaaatatttaaatgtcCAGGTATAAAGAAGCTATTCCCTCCTGGCTTGCTCTCAAACCTTCAAAATCTGGAAAAGATTGAAGTTGATGATTGTGAAAATATAGAGGAGCTAATTgcagaggaagaagaaggagaacaAGGACAAGATAGGCATCACAGCAATGCTAGTTGTTCAATCCCTTTACGAAAATTGCAATTATTTTCACTGTATGATTCACCAAAACTAAAGAGCATCTGTCATGGAGAAATGATTTGCATCTCTCTCAAATCTTTTGGGGTAATAAATTGTCCGAAGCTACAGCGGATACCAATATCTCTTCTCTCGTGGATCAAACTATTCGGGCAGACACTTGAAGCTCCTCTCCCTTCTCCTTCTCTTAAACAAATCAGAGTATGGCCAAGAGAATGGTGGGAGATGGTTGAGTTGGATAATTATAAGGCTAAGGAAGTCCTGTCACCCCTCGTGAACTTCCATAG GATTGGATGGCTTTAA